A genomic stretch from Bacillaceae bacterium S4-13-56 includes:
- a CDS encoding Ku protein, giving the protein MHTMWKGTISFGLVNIPIKLHAATEDKDVKLRQLHKECQSPIKYEKVCPVCDREIGNDEIVKAYEYVKNKFVVLEDEELKELQDEVGEKAVEIVDFVQLEDIDPIYFQKSYYLSPGDGGVKAYALLRKALEDSGKIGVAKIVIRAKEQLAVVRVYKNTIVMETIHYPDEVRGVGEVPNIPDVGEVSEKELETAKMLIDQLTTEFEPEKYHDEYRTALMELIEKKKAGEEVTTGKVPPKKDNVMDLMEALQASLEKTKGKTTGAKEMPAAKKKLATGSKTKETPVTDKKTKKKVLKSS; this is encoded by the coding sequence ATGCACACCATGTGGAAAGGAACCATAAGCTTTGGACTTGTAAATATACCAATTAAGCTGCATGCAGCTACAGAGGATAAAGATGTGAAATTGCGTCAACTCCATAAAGAATGTCAATCTCCGATTAAATATGAAAAGGTTTGCCCGGTATGTGATCGTGAAATTGGTAATGACGAAATTGTAAAAGCGTATGAGTATGTCAAAAATAAATTTGTAGTTTTAGAAGATGAGGAACTAAAAGAACTTCAAGATGAGGTTGGAGAAAAGGCTGTTGAAATTGTTGACTTCGTTCAATTAGAGGACATTGATCCAATCTATTTTCAAAAAAGTTATTATCTCTCACCGGGAGATGGAGGGGTAAAAGCTTATGCTTTATTGCGTAAGGCTCTAGAGGACTCTGGAAAAATCGGGGTAGCTAAAATAGTGATTCGAGCGAAGGAGCAGCTTGCAGTTGTACGTGTGTATAAAAACACCATTGTAATGGAGACCATTCATTATCCAGATGAAGTGCGCGGTGTTGGTGAGGTTCCGAATATTCCTGATGTGGGTGAAGTATCGGAGAAAGAACTTGAGACTGCTAAGATGTTAATCGATCAATTAACTACAGAATTTGAGCCGGAAAAATATCATGACGAGTATCGTACGGCTTTAATGGAGCTTATCGAGAAAAAGAAAGCAGGAGAAGAGGTCACAACGGGAAAGGTTCCACCAAAGAAAGACAACGTCATGGATCTCATGGAGGCATTACAAGCATCCTTGGAAAAAACCAAAGGAAAAACGACTGGGGCCAAAGAAATGCCTGCAGCTAAGAAAAAGCTTGCTACTGGATCAAAAACAAAAGAGACCCCAGTTACCGATAAGAAAACAAAGAAGAAAGTGCTTAAGAGTTCATAA